In Actinomadura citrea, a single window of DNA contains:
- a CDS encoding DUF4178 domain-containing protein, with protein MGKAAIVVLLALILIALVVLIVVLLRRRSGAPAPAPAPAVPRDPFAAEDQVAGDPRALKAGDMVEYLGTRYFVRGSLRLKEGGFTWSEHLLDADTIEGTKVWISVEEDPDLEVVWWTEYEIGDLRPGEKSVVVDGVEYRRDEHGTADYTSEGTTGVGVQGRVEYVDYEGPRGRYLSFEQYGGGQWEAGLGERVPTGSMTIYPGGS; from the coding sequence GTGGGCAAAGCGGCGATAGTGGTCCTGCTGGCACTGATCCTGATCGCCTTGGTCGTGCTCATCGTCGTCCTGCTGCGGCGCCGTTCGGGCGCGCCGGCGCCCGCGCCCGCCCCGGCCGTCCCGCGCGACCCGTTCGCCGCCGAGGACCAGGTGGCCGGCGACCCGCGCGCCCTCAAGGCCGGCGACATGGTGGAGTACCTCGGCACCCGCTACTTCGTCCGCGGCTCGCTGCGGTTGAAGGAGGGCGGCTTCACCTGGAGCGAGCACCTCCTGGACGCCGACACGATCGAGGGCACCAAGGTGTGGATCTCCGTCGAGGAGGATCCCGACCTCGAAGTGGTCTGGTGGACCGAGTACGAGATCGGCGACCTGCGGCCCGGGGAGAAGAGCGTCGTCGTGGACGGCGTCGAGTACCGGCGCGACGAGCACGGCACCGCCGACTACACCAGCGAGGGCACGACGGGCGTCGGCGTGCAGGGCCGCGTCGAGTACGTCGACTACGAGGGCCCGCGCGGCAGGTACCTGTCGTTCGAGCAGTACGGCGGCGGCCAGTGGGAGGCGGGTCTCGGCGAGCGCGTCCCGACGGGATCGATGACGATCTACCCGGGCGGTAGCTGA